From Azospirillum baldaniorum, the proteins below share one genomic window:
- a CDS encoding SDR family oxidoreductase, which yields MASPRLFVFGLGFTARVFADRLKAEGWRIAATCRGEDKRAALEAQGIEAFLFDRGRPLEDARAALAGTTHLLVSVPPDERGDPVLDQHAMDLADLRTLDWAGYLSTTGVYGDTKGEWVGEAAWLRPTGERQKRRVEAERGWLNLYRQYGVPMHLFRLAGIYGPGRSALDNVRDGTARRVDKPGQVFSRIHVEDIAATLRASMDKPTLGAVYNVADDLPSPSHEVVSYACGLLGVEPPPLVPFEEAGLSPMAASFYADCRRVKNDRIKRQLGVALAYPDYRAGLDAQFAAESGR from the coding sequence ATGGCTTCACCCCGTCTGTTCGTCTTCGGCCTGGGCTTCACCGCCCGCGTGTTCGCCGACCGGCTGAAGGCCGAGGGCTGGCGGATCGCCGCCACCTGCCGCGGCGAGGACAAGCGCGCCGCCCTGGAGGCGCAGGGCATCGAGGCGTTCCTGTTCGACCGGGGCCGCCCACTGGAGGACGCCCGCGCCGCCCTCGCCGGCACCACCCATCTGCTCGTCAGCGTGCCGCCCGACGAGCGGGGCGACCCGGTGCTCGACCAGCACGCCATGGATCTGGCGGACCTGCGGACGCTCGACTGGGCCGGCTATCTTTCCACCACCGGGGTCTACGGCGACACCAAGGGCGAGTGGGTGGGCGAGGCGGCGTGGCTGCGCCCGACCGGCGAGCGGCAGAAACGCCGCGTCGAGGCGGAGCGCGGCTGGCTGAACCTCTACCGCCAGTACGGCGTGCCGATGCATCTCTTCCGGCTGGCCGGCATCTACGGGCCGGGGCGCAGCGCGCTGGACAACGTGCGCGACGGCACCGCCCGGCGGGTGGACAAGCCCGGACAGGTGTTCAGCCGCATCCATGTGGAGGACATCGCGGCGACGCTGCGCGCCTCGATGGACAAGCCGACGCTGGGCGCGGTCTACAACGTCGCCGACGACCTGCCCTCCCCCTCCCACGAGGTGGTGAGCTACGCCTGCGGCCTGCTGGGGGTCGAGCCGCCGCCATTGGTGCCCTTCGAGGAGGCCGGACTGTCGCCGATGGCCGCCAGCTTCTACGCCGACTGCCGCCGGGTGAAGAACGACCGCATCAAGCGCCAGCTCGGCGTGGCGCTGGCCTACCCCGACTACCGCGCCGGGCTGGACGCCCAGTTCGCGGCGGAGAGCGGGCGGTAG
- the gyrB gene encoding DNA topoisomerase (ATP-hydrolyzing) subunit B, with amino-acid sequence MAQEALKNDLPQQDYGAESITVLRGLDAVRKRPGMYIGDTDDGSGLHHMVYEVVDNAIDEALAGYCDAVVVQLNADGSVTVRDNGRGIPTDIHSEEGVSAAEVVMTQLHAGGKFNQNSYKVSGGLHGVGVSVVNALSETLELRIWRNGREWFMRFRHGVADERLADIGAAPMVDDGNGGQKPLSGTEVTFLPSKDTFTNTEFDFATLEHRLRELAFLNSGVRLVLTDARGVEPKVQDLHYEGGLEAFVNWLDRSKVPLHKPAISIKAERPTEHGGVVTVECSLQWNDSYHETTLCFTNNIPQKDGGTHLAGFRAALTRAINNYANESGIAKKEKVNLSGDDAREGLTCVLSVKVPDPKFSSQTKDKLVSSEVRPVVEAVVGECLAQYFEEHPADAKRVVQKVVEAAAAREAARKARELTRRKGALDIASLPGKLADCQERDPALSELFIVEGDSAGGSAKQGRSRQFQAILPLRGKILNVERARFDKMLSSAEIGTLIAALGTGIGRDEFNPDKTRYHKIIIMTDADVDGSHIRTLLLTFFFRQMPELIERGYLYIAQPPLYRIKRGNAKERYLKDDRALEEYLIEAALGDLSVRPADGSLLNGEPLREMVEQARGGRLHIETLARKAGNLSVVESAAVSGALSVALSQDTAQAQQAAETVAARLNALDVEGGWRGESLLQGGYALVRTRRGVTHRHHLDADLLKSAEARKLDAIAADLKRVYAEPGRAFEKQKESRSLTGPVALFDTVMELGRRGVTIQRYKGLGEMNPDQLWETTLDPTKRSLLQVKVNHADQAEEVFSTLMGDIVEPRREFIQENALKVANLDV; translated from the coding sequence ATGGCACAGGAAGCACTGAAGAACGACCTCCCGCAGCAGGATTACGGCGCGGAATCGATCACCGTCTTGCGCGGGCTGGATGCCGTGCGCAAGCGTCCGGGCATGTACATCGGCGACACCGATGACGGTTCCGGACTGCACCACATGGTCTACGAGGTCGTGGACAACGCGATCGACGAGGCGCTGGCCGGCTACTGCGACGCGGTCGTGGTGCAGCTGAACGCCGACGGGTCGGTCACGGTGCGCGACAACGGCCGCGGCATCCCCACCGACATCCACTCCGAAGAGGGCGTGTCGGCGGCGGAGGTCGTGATGACCCAGCTCCACGCCGGCGGCAAGTTCAACCAGAACTCCTACAAGGTGTCGGGCGGCCTGCACGGCGTGGGCGTGTCGGTGGTGAACGCCCTGTCGGAGACGCTGGAACTGCGCATCTGGCGCAACGGCCGCGAATGGTTCATGCGCTTCCGCCACGGCGTCGCCGACGAGCGGCTGGCCGACATCGGCGCGGCCCCGATGGTCGACGACGGCAACGGCGGGCAGAAGCCGCTCTCCGGCACCGAGGTCACCTTCCTGCCGTCCAAGGACACCTTCACCAACACCGAGTTCGACTTCGCGACTTTGGAGCACCGGCTGCGCGAGCTGGCCTTCCTGAACTCCGGCGTGCGGCTGGTGCTGACCGACGCCCGCGGGGTGGAGCCGAAGGTCCAGGACCTGCATTACGAAGGCGGGCTGGAAGCCTTCGTGAACTGGCTCGACCGTTCCAAGGTGCCGCTGCACAAGCCGGCGATTTCGATCAAGGCGGAACGCCCGACCGAGCATGGCGGCGTGGTCACCGTGGAATGCTCGCTCCAGTGGAACGACAGCTACCACGAGACGACTCTCTGCTTCACCAACAACATCCCGCAGAAGGACGGCGGCACCCACCTCGCCGGCTTCCGCGCGGCGCTGACGCGGGCGATCAACAACTACGCCAACGAGTCGGGCATCGCGAAGAAGGAGAAGGTGAACCTCTCCGGCGACGACGCGCGCGAGGGGCTGACCTGCGTGCTCTCGGTGAAGGTCCCCGACCCGAAATTCTCCAGCCAGACCAAGGATAAGTTGGTCTCCTCCGAAGTCCGCCCGGTGGTCGAGGCGGTGGTGGGCGAATGCCTCGCCCAGTATTTCGAGGAGCATCCGGCGGACGCCAAGCGCGTCGTCCAGAAGGTGGTCGAGGCCGCCGCCGCCCGTGAGGCCGCCCGCAAGGCGCGCGAGCTGACCCGGCGCAAGGGTGCTCTCGACATCGCCTCCCTGCCCGGCAAGCTGGCCGACTGCCAGGAGCGCGACCCGGCGCTGTCCGAACTCTTCATCGTGGAGGGCGATTCGGCGGGCGGCTCGGCCAAGCAGGGCCGGTCGCGCCAGTTCCAGGCCATCCTGCCGCTGCGCGGCAAGATCCTGAACGTGGAGCGGGCGCGCTTCGACAAGATGCTGTCCTCGGCCGAGATCGGCACGCTGATCGCGGCGCTGGGCACCGGCATCGGGCGCGACGAGTTCAACCCGGACAAGACGCGTTACCACAAGATCATCATCATGACCGACGCGGACGTGGACGGCAGCCACATCCGCACGCTCCTGCTGACCTTCTTCTTCCGGCAGATGCCGGAACTGATCGAGCGCGGCTATCTCTACATCGCCCAGCCGCCGCTCTACCGCATCAAGCGCGGCAACGCGAAGGAGCGGTACCTGAAGGACGACCGGGCGCTTGAGGAGTATCTGATCGAGGCGGCGCTGGGCGACCTGTCCGTGCGCCCCGCCGACGGCTCCCTGCTGAACGGCGAACCGCTGCGCGAGATGGTCGAGCAGGCCCGCGGCGGCCGCCTGCACATCGAGACGCTGGCCCGCAAGGCCGGCAACCTGTCGGTGGTGGAATCGGCGGCGGTGAGCGGCGCCCTGTCGGTCGCGCTGTCGCAGGACACCGCCCAGGCGCAGCAGGCGGCCGAGACGGTGGCCGCCCGGCTGAACGCGCTGGACGTCGAAGGCGGCTGGCGCGGCGAGAGCCTGCTCCAGGGCGGTTACGCGCTGGTGCGGACGCGCCGCGGCGTGACCCACCGCCACCATCTGGACGCCGACCTGCTGAAGAGCGCCGAGGCCCGCAAGCTGGACGCCATCGCGGCGGACCTGAAGCGCGTCTACGCCGAGCCGGGCCGCGCCTTCGAGAAGCAGAAGGAAAGCCGCAGCCTGACCGGCCCTGTCGCCCTGTTCGACACGGTGATGGAGCTGGGCCGCCGCGGCGTGACGATCCAGCGCTACAAGGGCCTGGGCGAGATGAACCCCGACCAGCTCTGGGAAACCACGCTGGACCCGACCAAGCGCTCGCTGTTGCAGGTGAAGGTCAACCACGCCGATCAGGCGGAGGAGGTCTTCTCCACCCTGATGGGCGACATCGTGGAGCCGCGCCGCGAGTTCATCCAGGAGAACGCGCTCAAGGTCGCCAACCTGGACGTGTAA
- a CDS encoding UvrD-helicase domain-containing protein, whose amino-acid sequence MRGQRIACITYTEVAVREIWGDVGNDPLIHVSTIHSFLWSVVRSFQRDIQAWALTRIDAKVDEAQKRLANPRTQKQTRPGLERDIERYHRQRDIVGGLTRFTYGTGSDFARGVLGHADIIAMVPALIEQHQLLRDLVASRFPFIFVDESQDTVPAVVAALRRVAETVQHEFCLGFFGDPMQKIYTTGAGAIPPGVGWANITKPENFRCPRRVLDVVNAIRAEGDGLVQTRGRMTQADGQQRSIAGSARLFLLPADDHRSERIAQVRQWLSRENNDPHWENDAREADVRVLVIVHRMAAMRMGFPGLYAALHDKAPSSLKDGLEDGSTWPLRPFLTYLLPLALAVRVGDHFEVMSLLRTHCPLLTADGIAGREVGEVLLQLKAATIQLSALFDAPTTTIRHILDHAITTELLRLDDRYTPYFADPDRGPDADDPESGPVTAFLACGAKELWGYRHYIEDMSPFATQQGVKGAEFDRVLVLIDDDEGRGQNQFSYGKYFGITPLSERDTENLAKGEDSVLERTRRLFYVCSSRATRDLAVVMFLPNVEAARSQIEAKGLFRPEDIYDDRSLVEHPAAAG is encoded by the coding sequence ATGCGCGGCCAGCGGATCGCTTGCATCACATACACCGAAGTTGCGGTGCGGGAGATTTGGGGGGACGTCGGCAATGATCCACTCATTCATGTCTCCACCATTCATAGCTTCCTGTGGTCGGTGGTCCGTTCGTTTCAACGCGACATCCAAGCATGGGCCTTGACGCGCATCGACGCGAAGGTCGATGAGGCGCAGAAGCGCTTGGCGAACCCGCGCACGCAGAAGCAGACGCGCCCAGGGTTGGAGCGCGATATCGAGCGCTACCACCGTCAGCGTGACATCGTGGGCGGGTTGACGCGGTTCACCTATGGGACGGGCAGCGACTTTGCCCGAGGCGTCCTGGGCCATGCCGATATCATCGCCATGGTACCAGCGTTGATTGAACAGCATCAGCTTCTGCGTGACCTTGTCGCCAGCCGCTTTCCGTTCATCTTCGTTGATGAAAGCCAGGATACGGTGCCCGCCGTCGTGGCGGCTCTCCGGCGTGTCGCCGAGACGGTCCAGCACGAGTTCTGTTTGGGCTTCTTCGGCGACCCGATGCAAAAGATTTACACGACCGGCGCGGGGGCTATTCCGCCAGGGGTGGGGTGGGCAAACATTACAAAGCCGGAAAACTTCCGGTGCCCACGCCGCGTGCTTGATGTCGTCAACGCGATCCGGGCAGAGGGCGACGGCTTGGTCCAGACCCGAGGCCGAATGACCCAAGCCGATGGTCAACAGAGGTCGATTGCAGGAAGTGCACGCTTGTTTCTCCTGCCCGCCGATGATCATCGGTCGGAGCGGATCGCCCAAGTCAGGCAATGGCTGAGCCGTGAAAACAACGATCCACATTGGGAGAACGACGCGCGTGAGGCTGACGTGCGCGTGCTGGTCATCGTTCATCGCATGGCTGCGATGCGTATGGGATTCCCGGGCCTCTATGCGGCCTTGCATGACAAGGCACCTTCCAGCCTCAAGGATGGGCTTGAGGATGGCAGCACTTGGCCGCTCCGGCCATTCCTGACCTATCTCCTGCCGCTTGCCCTGGCCGTTCGCGTCGGCGATCACTTTGAAGTCATGTCACTGCTGCGCACCCACTGCCCCCTGCTCACGGCGGACGGCATCGCGGGCCGGGAGGTGGGCGAGGTGCTCCTCCAACTCAAGGCTGCGACGATCCAACTGAGCGCGCTGTTCGACGCGCCGACGACCACGATCCGTCATATTCTCGATCATGCGATCACCACCGAACTTCTTCGACTCGACGATCGCTACACCCCATATTTTGCTGACCCTGATAGAGGGCCGGATGCCGATGATCCAGAAAGCGGGCCTGTTACGGCCTTTCTTGCTTGCGGTGCAAAGGAGTTGTGGGGGTATCGTCACTACATTGAAGACATGTCTCCCTTTGCCACGCAGCAAGGTGTGAAGGGCGCCGAATTTGATCGTGTGTTGGTGCTCATCGATGATGATGAGGGGCGTGGGCAGAATCAATTTTCGTATGGAAAGTACTTTGGCATCACGCCGCTGTCGGAAAGGGACACGGAGAACTTAGCGAAAGGAGAGGATTCAGTGTTGGAGCGGACGCGGCGCCTTTTCTACGTCTGTAGTTCGCGCGCGACACGTGACTTGGCTGTAGTAATGTTTCTGCCCAACGTAGAAGCCGCGCGGTCACAGATCGAGGCCAAAGGACTTTTTCGGCCTGAAGATATCTACGATGACCGGTCGTTGGTTGAACATCCAGCGGCGGCTGGTTGA
- a CDS encoding IS630-like element ISAzba6 family transposase: protein MAQTVSIIVGAEDRARLAAILGDRNRPQKHVQRATIIVLSAERLPVQEVARRAGVSRPAVWRWQVRYAEQGVDGLLRDKTRKPGRAPLPTATVAKVLALTCSEPPGAVTHWTGRAVAKAVGISLRAVQRIWEANRLQPHRIRTFKRSNDPAFAAKVEDIVGLYMDPPCHAVVLSIDEKSQIQALDRTQPGLPLKPGKCGTMTHDYKRNGTTTLFAALNTLDGTVVGRCLPKHTHKEFIKFLNAVERAVPAGKVIHAIVDNYATHKHPKVLEWLADHPRWVFHFTPTSASWINAVEGFFSIITRRRIRRGVFKSVADLQDAIARYIREHNKASKPFVWIKPADTILAKIARLPAPSE from the coding sequence ATGGCCCAGACCGTCAGCATCATCGTTGGAGCGGAGGACCGCGCGCGCTTGGCCGCGATCCTCGGCGACCGGAACCGCCCTCAGAAGCATGTGCAGCGGGCGACCATCATCGTGCTCTCGGCCGAGCGGCTACCGGTGCAGGAGGTGGCGCGCCGCGCCGGTGTCAGCCGCCCGGCGGTCTGGCGCTGGCAGGTGCGCTACGCCGAACAGGGCGTGGACGGGCTGCTGCGCGACAAGACGCGTAAACCTGGGCGGGCGCCGCTGCCCACCGCTACGGTAGCCAAGGTGCTGGCGCTGACCTGCTCGGAACCACCCGGCGCGGTGACGCATTGGACCGGCCGGGCGGTGGCCAAGGCGGTCGGCATCAGCCTGCGCGCCGTGCAGCGCATCTGGGAGGCCAATCGCCTTCAGCCCCATCGCATCCGCACCTTCAAGCGCTCCAACGACCCGGCCTTTGCCGCCAAGGTCGAGGACATCGTCGGGCTCTACATGGACCCGCCGTGCCACGCAGTGGTGCTGTCCATCGACGAGAAGAGCCAGATCCAGGCGCTCGACCGCACCCAGCCCGGCCTGCCGCTGAAGCCCGGCAAGTGCGGGACGATGACGCACGACTACAAGCGCAACGGCACCACCACGCTGTTCGCCGCGCTGAACACGCTGGACGGCACGGTGGTCGGGCGCTGCCTGCCCAAGCACACCCACAAGGAGTTCATCAAGTTCCTGAACGCTGTGGAGCGCGCCGTCCCGGCGGGCAAGGTGATCCATGCCATCGTCGATAATTACGCCACCCACAAGCATCCCAAGGTCCTGGAATGGCTGGCTGATCACCCGCGCTGGGTCTTCCACTTCACGCCTACCTCGGCCTCCTGGATCAATGCCGTCGAGGGCTTCTTCTCGATCATCACCCGCAGACGCATTCGGCGCGGCGTCTTCAAGTCCGTGGCCGACCTCCAGGACGCCATCGCCCGCTACATCCGCGAGCACAACAAGGCATCCAAACCCTTCGTCTGGATCAAGCCCGCCGACACCATCCTCGCCAAGATCGCCCGGCTCCCTGCACCTTCTGAATGA
- the recF gene encoding DNA replication/repair protein RecF (All proteins in this family for which functions are known are DNA-binding proteins that assist the filamentation of RecA onto DNA for the initiation of recombination or recombinational repair.), with translation MDTPAALAVTRLTLTRFRGYDSARLEPDRRPVVLTGPNGAGKTNLLEAVSFLAPGRGLRGAKLSEVERIGGGAGNGAGTGWAVAAVLDTPTGPVEIGTGREIGPQAASGAERDRRVVRVDGHPAKGQTVLAEHVAVVWLTPQMDRLFLEGSSGRRRFLDRLVFGFDPAHAGRLSRYEHALRERARLLREGHRGWNGDEGWLSGLEDQMATTGVAVAAARRDVVQRLRAACGRAVGPFPGADLTVQGTVERWLDDGPALAAEDALRRSLRDSRRADSDGGGATLGPHKSDLAVRHAQKDMPAALCSTGEQKALLIAIMLANARLLAAERGAAPLLLLDEVAAHLDPQRREALFDEILALGAQAWMTGTDDSVFGPLGGAAKRFHIEDATVTPA, from the coding sequence ATGGACACTCCGGCCGCCTTGGCGGTGACGCGCCTGACCCTGACCCGCTTCCGCGGTTATGACAGCGCGCGCCTGGAGCCCGACCGCCGCCCGGTGGTGCTGACCGGGCCGAACGGCGCCGGCAAGACCAACCTGCTCGAAGCGGTCAGCTTCCTCGCCCCCGGACGCGGCCTGCGCGGCGCCAAGCTGTCGGAGGTCGAGCGGATCGGCGGCGGCGCCGGCAATGGCGCGGGCACCGGCTGGGCGGTCGCCGCCGTTCTGGACACCCCCACCGGCCCGGTGGAGATCGGCACCGGCCGCGAGATCGGCCCCCAGGCGGCGTCGGGCGCCGAGCGCGACCGCCGCGTCGTCCGGGTGGACGGCCACCCCGCCAAGGGCCAGACCGTGCTGGCCGAGCATGTCGCCGTCGTCTGGCTGACCCCGCAGATGGACCGGCTGTTCCTGGAGGGTTCCAGCGGGCGCCGCCGTTTCCTTGACCGCCTCGTCTTCGGCTTCGACCCCGCCCACGCCGGCCGGCTCAGCCGCTACGAGCACGCCCTGCGCGAGCGCGCCCGCCTGCTGCGCGAGGGGCATCGCGGCTGGAACGGCGACGAGGGCTGGCTGAGCGGCCTGGAGGACCAGATGGCGACCACCGGAGTCGCCGTGGCCGCCGCCCGCCGCGACGTGGTGCAGCGGTTGCGCGCCGCCTGCGGGCGGGCCGTCGGCCCCTTTCCCGGCGCCGACCTGACGGTCCAGGGCACGGTGGAGCGCTGGCTCGACGACGGTCCGGCGCTGGCCGCCGAGGACGCGCTGCGCCGCTCGCTGCGCGACAGCCGGCGGGCCGATTCGGACGGCGGCGGCGCCACGCTGGGGCCGCACAAGAGCGACCTCGCGGTGCGCCACGCCCAGAAGGACATGCCGGCGGCGCTCTGCTCCACCGGGGAGCAGAAGGCGCTGCTGATCGCCATCATGCTGGCCAACGCCCGCCTTCTGGCGGCGGAGCGCGGGGCCGCCCCGCTGCTGCTGCTGGACGAGGTGGCCGCCCATCTGGACCCCCAGCGGCGCGAGGCGCTGTTCGACGAGATCCTGGCGCTGGGCGCCCAGGCCTGGATGACCGGCACCGACGATTCGGTGTTCGGGCCGCTCGGCGGTGCCGCCAAACGCTTCCACATCGAGGATGCGACCGTGACCCCGGCCTAG
- the dnaN gene encoding DNA polymerase III subunit beta: MNIIIERAALLRSLGHVQSVVERRNTIPILSNVLLRASDGELSLAATDMDLEIVETVPATVTRAGGTTAPAHTLYDIVRKLPDGSQVELDIGGDGTILTLRAGRSQFKLSCLPVDDFPQLSGGDLPHRFDLTAGDLRALVDRTRFAISTEETRYYLNGIYLHAAKAKAGGAELPVLRAVATDGHRLARVEMPLPEGAAGIPGVIVPRKTVNEIRKLIDEAADRIELSLSDNKIRFAFDSVVVTSKLIDGTFPDYERVIPVGNDKTMEVDAKLFAAAVDRVATISTEKSRAVKLSLTRGTLTLSATSPEAGSATEELEVNYQEGPLEIGFNSRYLLDITQQIEGEGARFSLADAASPTIVRDVADSTALYVLMPMRV, translated from the coding sequence ATGAACATCATCATCGAACGCGCCGCCCTTCTCCGGTCCCTTGGTCATGTGCAGAGCGTGGTGGAGCGCAGGAACACCATCCCCATTCTGTCCAACGTGCTGCTGCGGGCGAGCGACGGCGAGCTGTCGCTGGCCGCCACCGACATGGACCTGGAGATCGTCGAGACGGTCCCGGCCACGGTGACCCGCGCGGGCGGCACCACCGCCCCGGCCCACACGCTGTACGACATCGTGCGCAAGCTGCCCGACGGCAGCCAGGTGGAGCTGGACATCGGCGGTGACGGCACAATCCTGACGCTGCGCGCCGGCCGCTCGCAGTTCAAGCTGTCCTGCCTGCCGGTCGACGATTTCCCGCAGCTGTCCGGCGGCGACCTGCCGCACCGCTTCGACCTGACGGCGGGCGACCTGCGGGCGCTGGTCGACCGCACCCGCTTCGCCATCTCGACCGAAGAGACGCGCTACTACCTCAACGGAATCTACCTGCACGCCGCCAAGGCCAAGGCCGGCGGCGCCGAGCTGCCGGTGCTGCGCGCCGTGGCGACCGACGGCCACCGCCTGGCGCGGGTCGAGATGCCGCTGCCGGAGGGGGCCGCCGGCATCCCCGGCGTCATCGTTCCGCGCAAGACCGTAAACGAGATCCGCAAGCTGATCGACGAGGCCGCCGACCGCATCGAGCTGTCGCTGTCGGACAACAAGATCCGCTTCGCCTTCGATTCGGTGGTGGTGACCTCCAAGCTGATCGACGGCACCTTCCCGGATTACGAGCGGGTCATCCCGGTCGGCAACGACAAGACGATGGAGGTGGACGCCAAGCTGTTCGCCGCCGCCGTGGACCGCGTCGCCACCATCTCCACCGAGAAGAGCCGCGCCGTGAAGCTGTCGCTGACCCGCGGCACGCTGACCCTGTCCGCGACCAGCCCCGAGGCCGGCAGCGCGACGGAGGAGCTGGAGGTCAATTACCAGGAAGGCCCCCTGGAAATCGGCTTCAACTCTCGCTATCTGCTTGATATCACGCAGCAGATCGAGGGCGAGGGCGCGCGCTTCTCGCTGGCCGACGCCGCGTCGCCGACCATCGTGCGCGACGTCGCCGACTCCACGGCCCTTTACGTGTTGATGCCGATGCGTGTGTGA